CTGCTCGCCGGCCCGCGGGGTGCCGGCCGCCTCGGCGGTGCTCTCCCGGCGGGCTCCGGTGACCAGCAGGGAGAGCAGATGGCGGGCGAGGCGGGTGATGGTCGGGTGGTCGAAGACCAGGGAGGCGGGCAGGCGCAGGCCGGTGGCGGCGGCGAGCCGCTTGCGCAGCTGCATGGTGCCCAGCGAGTCCAGGCCCAGTTCGGTGAACGCCCGCCGCCCGTCGACGTCGCGTGCGCTGTCGTGTCCGAGGACGGCCGCGGTGGCCTCGCCGACCACGCCGATCAGCAGATCCTCCTGTTCGGCGGGTGACAGGGCCGCCAGCCGGCCGGCCAGTTCGGTGGCCGGGCCGCCGCCCTGGCCGCCGGCCGCCGCGGGCTCCGGTATCTCGCGCGCCTCGGCGATCTCCCCGAACAGTGCGGTCGGCCGGATGGCGCGACGGCCCGCGGCGAAGTCGGGCCAGTCCACGTCGGACACCGCGACGGCGCTCTCCCCTGCGTCCAGCACAGACTCCAGTACGGTCAGGGCGCGCTCGGGCGTCAGGGCGCGCAGTCCGCGCTGCGCCGCCGGCCGTGCGGTGCCGTCCGGGGAGCCGGGCAGGGCCCAGGGGCTCCAGGCCACGGCGGTGCTCGGGTGGCCCCGGCCGCGCCGGTGCGCGGCGAACGCGTCGAGCCAGGCGCTGCCGGCCGCGTATCCGGACATGCCCGCGCCGCCCCAGACGCCGGCCACGGAGGAGCAGTGGATCTCCCGTTCCACCGGCTGTCCTTCGAGGACCCGCGCGAGGGTCAGGGCCAGGCCGGTCTTGGCGTGCACGGTGGCCGCGAAGTCTTCCGGGGCGGTCTCCAGGACCGGCCCGAACTCCAGGCGGGTCGCGGCGTGCAGGACGGTGGTGACATCGTGCGGGGCGGCTTCGACGGCAGCACGGACGGCGTCCTCGTCCGCCGCGCAGCGGGTGACCGTCGTCGTGCTGTCGTGCACCGCGCCGAACAGGTCCTCGTCCGCCTCGCCCACCAGGACGAGGTGGTCGGCGCCGCTGTCGGCCGCCCACCGGGCGAGCCGCTGCCCGATTGGGCTGTCCGCTCCGGTGACGAGCACGGTCCCGTGCGGGCGCACGGCCGGCCCGGCGGCGGCCGGCAGGTGAGCCCGCACCAAGCGCCGCCCGTACAACGCGTCGGCACGTACGGCGAGTTGGTCCTCGCCCCGTTGCCCGCCCGCCAGGATGCCGGGCAGCCGGGCGAGCAGGGCCTCGTCCACGGCGTCGTGCGGCAGGTCCAGGACGCCGCCCCAGCGCTGCCCGAGCTCAAGGGAGGCGACCCGGCCCAGGCCGTGCACGGCGCACTGCGCGAACGATCCGATGCCGTCGTCGCCGGGCGTCTGTACGGCGCCCTGGGTGAGGCACCACAGCGGCGCTTCGACGCCCGCGTCGCCGAGGGCCTGAAGGAGCGTCAGGGTGGCGACCGCCCCTGCGGGCACACCCGCGAGGCCGCGGTGGTCCGTCTCGTCGGCCGCGAGCAGCGACACCACACCCCGCAGCCCGGTGGTGCGAGCCGTGGCGGCGGTGACGGCCGCGGCGGCCTCGGCGCGGTCCAGGCCCGGGGCCAGGACGCATTCCAGCGGTGTACCGCCGGCTTCGCGCAGCGCGTCGACCAGCGGCGCGGCGGCCCAGGCGGGGACGGCAACCGGGGTGACGACCAGCCAGGTCCCGTGCGATGCGGCCGGTTGCGCGGTGGGCGGCGGCTGCGCCGGCAGGGGAGTCCATGCCTCGCGGTAGGTCACGTCACCGGCGCCGCGGGCAGGCGCGGCGGCGGACGTCCAGTAGTGCTTCCGCCGGAAGGGGTAGGTGGGCAGCGGCACGCGCCGCGCGTCGGGGAAGGCGGGCTGCCAGCGCACGTCCACGCCCGCGACGTGGGCACTGGCCACGGAAGTGAGGAACGACTCCGGGCCGGGGGCGGCCCGCCGCAGCGTGCCGACGGCCACGGCCTCGCCCGGCTCACGACCCTGCGCGTCGAGCGTCTCCTCGACCGTCGCGGCCAGCACCGGGTGCGGGCTGATCTCGACGAAGGCGTCGTGGTGCGCGTCACCGAGGAGCCCTACGACGTCGTGGAGGCGCACCGGCTCGCGCAGATTGCGGTACCAGTAGTCGGCGTCCAGCTCCTCGCCCTCCATCGGGCGGCCGGTCACCGTCGAGTAGAAGGGTACGCGCGCGCGGGCGGGGCTCATGTCCCCTATCGCGTCGGCGAGTTCCTCGCGCACCTGCTCCATCTGCGCGGAGTGCGAGGCGTAGTCGACGTCGATGACCCGGGCCCGCGCCCCCTGGTCGGTGCAGGTCGCCACGAGGGCGTGCACGGCCTCGTGTTCACCGGAGACGACGACGGAGGCGGGCCCGTTGACCGCGGCCACCTCGATGGCGCCCTCGTACGGTGCGAGCAGATCGCGTACGGCCGCCTCGCCGAGCGCCACGGCCGCCATCGCGCCCTGCCCGGCGAGGGACCGCAGCAAACGGCTGCGCAGGACGACGAGCCGGGCGGCGTCCTCGAGCGTGAGGATCCCGGCGACGTGCGCCGCGGCGATCTCGCCCTGCGAATGCCCCGCCACCGCCGCCGGTTCGACACCGTACGAGCGCCACAGCGCGGCCAGCGACACCATCACCGCGAACAGCGCGGGCTGCACCACGTCGACCCGGTCGAGCCCGGGGGCGCCGGGCTCCTGCCGGAGCACCGCGGCCACCGACCAGTCCTGCCACGGGGCCATCGCCTCGTCGCAGGCTCGGATCGTCTCGGCGAAGACCGGGGACCACTGTAGGAGGTCGGCGCCCATCCCGGCCCACTGCGAGCCCTGGCCGGGGAAGAGGAACACGGCGGAGCGCCCGCCCGATTCGACGGCTCCCCTGACGCGCGCACGGCCGGCCGCCACGTCACTCATTGCCCGCACGGCCGCTTCCCGGGAGCCGGCCAGGACCACCGCGCGGTGCTCGTGCCGGGCTCGGGTCGTGGCCAGCGAGAGGCCGAGATCGGGAAGGGGGACGGTCTCGTCCGCGACGACGGCGGACAGCTGTTGCGCCTGGGCGCGCAGCGCCTCCTCGGTCCGCGCGGAGACGACCAGCGGCACCGGGCAGCGCTCCGTCACCGACTGCGGCACCGTCGCACGTTCCTCGGTCTCCTGGGGCTCTGTGGCCTCCGCCAGGACGACGTGGGCGTTGGTGCCGCTGATGCCGAACGCCGACACGGCGGCGTACCGGGGCCGCTCGCCGCGCGGCCAGGCCCGCTCCTCGGCCAGCAGGGCGATCGCGCCCGACGACCAGTCGACGTGCGGCGAGGGCTCCTGCGCGTGCAGGGTTCTGGGCAGCCGCTCGTGCTGGAGGGCGAGCACCATCTTGAGGATGCCGACCGCGCCTGCGGCGCCCTGGGTGTGGCCGATGTTCGACTTCGCCGAGCCCAGCCACAACGGTCGCCGTCTGTCGCGGTTTCGGCCGTACGTGTCGAACAGGGCGTGGGCCTCGATGGGGTCGCCGAGGGTGGTGCCGGTGCCGTGCGCCTCGACCGCGTCGACGTCGCCGGGGGCGACGCCCGCGTTGGCCAGCGCCTGCTCGATCACCTTGCGCTGCGCAGCTCTGCTGGGTGCGGACAGGCCGTTGCTGGCACCGTCCTGGTTGATGCCGGTGCCGCGGACGACGGCGTGCACGGTGTGCCCGTTGCGCCGCGCGACCGACAGCCGCTCAAGGAGTAGCACCGCGACACCCTCGCCGAAGCCGAAACCGTCCGCGGTCACGCCGAACGCCTTGGAGCGGCCGTCGGACGCGAGGGCGCGCTGCCGGGCGAAGTCGATGAACACCTCGGGGCCGGCCATCACGGCGGCGCCGCCCACGATCGCCGCCTCGCACTCTCCGCGGCGCAGCGACGCCACCGCCAGGTGCAGGGCCACGAGGGAGGAGGAGCAGGCGGTGTCCAGCGTGATGGCAGGCCCTTCGAGCCCGAGGGTGTACGCGATCCGGCCGGACGCCACCGACGGCGCCACTCCCGTGACCGTGTATCCCTCGGCGTCCTCGGCAGAGCCCGCGGCATCGCCGTAGCCGTGCCGGGCGACGCCGAGGAACACACCGGTGTCCGTGCCGCGCAGGGCGTGCGGATCGAGGCCGGCGTTCTCCACCAGTTCCCAGCACGTCTCCAGCAGGAGGCGCTGCTGCGGATCCATGGCGGCGGCCTCGCGCGGGGATATGCCGAAGAAGGCGGCGTCGAACTCCCCTGCGCGCTCCAGGAACGCCCCCGTGCGCACGTAGGTCGTGCCGGGGTGGTCGGGGTCGGGGTGGTAGAGACCCGCCAGGTCCCAGCCGCGGTCGTCCGGGAAGCCGGACAGCCGCTCCTCGCCCGCCGCGAGCACCTTCCAGAAGTCCTCGGGTGTGTCGATCCCGCCGGGCAGGCGACAGGCCGTGCCGACGATCGCGATCGGGTCGGCCTCCAACTCGTGGATGCGCTGCCGGGCCGCGCGCAGGTCAAGGGTCGCGCGACGCAGGTATGAAGCGACCTTGTCGTTGTCGTTCGTCACCGTGTTGATTCCTTACCTGTTCGCCGTCGGCTGGCCGTTGTCACCGAGCTCGCGCCCGAGGGCCTCCAGCAGTTCGTCGAATCCGGCCTCGGCGAGGTCCGGCTCCGGGGAGGGCGGGGTGCCGCGGGACTCGCCGTGGTGGCCGGGGCCGGTCCGCAGGGCGGTCAGTACGCGGTCGAGGTGCCGGGCCAGTTCTGCACGTTGCGGCCCGGCCACGTGGCCGAGGTGCGCCTCCAGCCGGTCGAGGCCACCGAGCGTCGCCGTGACGACGTCCTCGTGGCCGGGGCCCGTGAACAGCTCGGACCGGAGGTGGTCCGCGAGAGCGGCCGCGTTGGGGTGGTCGAAGATCAGGGTCGAGGGCAGGGCGAGGCCGGTGGCCGCGCTCAGGCTCTTGCGCATCCGCCCGGCTCCCAGCGAGTCGAAGCCGAGTTCCCGGAAGGCCGTGTCCACCCCGACCGTGCGGGTGTCCTCCTGTCCCAGGACCGCGGCGGCGTGGGAGCGCACCAGGTGGGTCAGTTCGAGGTGCTGCTCGGCGGGTGGCCGCCCGCCGAGCCGCTCACGCAGGGCCGCTCCCGCCGCCGGTGCCTGCGGTGCGACGGACACGGCGGCGCGGGCTCCCGGGAGCGCGTCGAGCAACGGCCGTCGCCTCAGGGCCTCGTACGTCCCGGTGAACCGCGGCCAGTCGACGTCGGCGACGACCACGGCGCTCTCGCCGCCGGCCAGCACCGTTTCGAGGGCCTCCAGCGCCCGGTCGCCGGGCATGGGGCGCACGCCCTGATCCCGGAGCCGGGCGACGGCCTGCTCGTCGTCCGTCATGCCGCCTTCCGCCCACAGTCCCCAGGCCACGGAGGTCGCGGCCAGGCCCTGGGCGCGGCGGTGCTGGGCGAAGGCGTCGAGGAAGGCGTTGCCCGCGGCGTACGCGCCCTGCCCGGCGCTGCCCCACACGGCGGCGCCGGAGGAGAAGAGCAGGAAGAGACTCAGGTCGGGGCAGCTGTCCGCGAGGTTGCGCGCTCCGTGCACCTTGGCGGCCAGGACCTCCCGGTACTCCTCGCGGGTCATGTCCCGCAGGAGGGTCCGCTGGTTCAGCCCGGCCGCGTGCACGACCCCGGTGATCGTCGCGCCGTCCGCGCGCAACCTGTCGACCAGGAAGGTCACCGCCTCCGGAGTGCCGATGTCGCAGGCATGGACGGTGACCCGGGCGCCCAGGCCGGTGAGTTCGTCGACCAGCGGGGCCACGTCCGGTGCCGCCTCGCCGCGGCGGCTGACCAGGGCCAGGTGCTGGGCTCCCCGGGCCGCGAGACGGCGGGCGGTGAGCGCTCCGAGGCCTCCGGTGCCGCCGGTGACGAGGATCGTCCCCTGCGGCACGACCGCTTCGGCGGCGCCCGGCGCCCGGTCCGCAGCCAGCGGGGCGGGCAGCAGCCGGCGCGCGAGGACGGCGCCCGGCCGGACCGCGATCTGGTCCTCCACGCCGGTCAACGCGTCGGTAAACAGAGCGCGTTGGGCCTCGCCTGCCTCTTGCGGCAGATCCACGAGACCGGTGTGCCGCGCTCCGCGTTCGAGGGCGGCGGCCTGGCCGAGGCCCCACATCTGCGCTCCGGCCGGGCACGTCACGGGGTCGTCCGCGCCGGTGGTGACCGCGCCGCACGTCGCCAGCCAGACGGGTGCGTCGATGTCCGCCGCCTCCAGTTCGCGCAGGAGGTCCGGCGTGGCCTCGGCTCCGGCGTCCGCGTCCCCGAGGGCGAGGAGCGAGAGCACCCCTGCGTACGCCCCGGACTCGGCCTGGCCGGCGAGGGCGTCGCGTACGGCGGTGGTCAACGCATGCGGATCGTCGAGCGGGACGGTGACGGGGTGGGGCACGGCCCCGTGGTCGGCGAGGCCTTGTACCGCGGCGGCGCACCAGACATGCTCGGCGCTGCCGCCGGTCGCGGCGGGCAGCAGGAGCAGCCAGCGTCCGGCCGGGCCGCCGACGGTGGCGGGGGTGGTCTCCTGCCAGCCGACGCGGTAGCGCCATGCGTCGGCCGCGCGGGCGGGGCCGGTCACGTCGGGCAGCAACCAGAACCGTTCGTGGTCGAAGGGGTACGTCGGCAGGTCCACCGGGTCGGCCGGGCCGCCGTCGCCCTGCACGGCCCGCCAGTCCACCGCGACCCCGCCCGCGTGCGCCTCGGCGAGGGAGGCCAGGAAGCGTTCGGGTATGTCGTCGCCGCGCCGGACGGAGCCCACCACGGTGCTCGCGTCGCCGAGCGTGTCCTGGATGCTGCCGCACAGCACCGGATGAGTGCTCACCTCGACGAACGCGTCGTGGCCCGCCGCACCGAGCGCCTCGATCGCGGCCTCGAACTCCACGGTGCGGCGCAGGTTCTCGTACCAGTAGGCGGCGTCGAGATCGGGGCCGTCGGCGAACGCGCCCCGCAGCGTGGAGTAGAGGGGGATGTCGGGCGTACGGGGAGTGATGCCGGACAACGGTGCGGTGACCGCCTCCCGCAGGCGTTCCACGTGGGAGGTGTGGGAGGCGTAGTCCACGGGGAGCACCCGCGCGTCGATGCCCGCCCCGGCGCAGTGCTCCTTGAAGCGGTGCACCGCCTCGGGGTCACCGGCCACCACCACGGCGTCGGGGCCGTTGACCGCGGCCAGCTCCAGTGCGCCGGACGCGGCGACGCTCAGCAGCTTCTCCGCCTCCGCACGACCCAGGTGAAGCGACAACATGGCGCCGTGGCCGCGCAGTTCGGTCAGTGCCCGGGCGCGCAGGGCCACCACCCGGGCCGCGTCCCGCAACGACAACGCCCCCGCGACACAGGCCGCCGCGATCTCCCCCTGGGAGTGCCCCACCACCGCATCCGGCTCCACACCACACGCCCGCCACAACCGCGCCAACGACACCATCACCGCGAACAACACCGGCTGCACCACATCGACCCGCTCCAAGGACGGCGCACCCTCGACACCACGGACCACATCCACCACCGAGAAACCCCCCACCTCCGCCAGCGCCGCGTCACACTCCCACAACGCCTCGGCGAAGACCGGCACCTCCAACAGCCCACGCCCCATCCCCACCCACTGCGAACCCTGACCCGGAAACACCCACACCACACGACGCCCCCCACCACCCACACCGGTGACGGCGCGGGACACGGGGTGTCCCTCGGCGAGGGCGCGCAGGGTGTCGCCTGCGTCCTCCACGTCACGTACGAGGGCCACGGCCCGCCGGTCGAAGGTCTGCCGTGAAGCGGTGAGCGCGCGGGCCACATCCGGCAGACGCACGTCCTGATGGCGCGTCATATAGTCGCCGAGACGGCTTGCTTGGGCGGCCAGGGCGGTGTCCGTACGCGCGGACAGCACCAGCGGCACCACACCCGCCGCCTCCAGCACACCCACCGAGCCCGCCTCGCGGCGAACCGGCGCCCGGGGCGGCTCCTCCACGATCACATGCGCGTTCGTCCCGCTCACACCGAACGCCGACACCCCCGCACGCCGCCGACGACCCGCCACCACCGGCCACGCCCGCGCCTGACGCAACACCTCCACACCACCCGCAGACCACTCCACATGCGACGACGGCTCCCGCGCATGCAACGACGCCGGAAGCACCCCATGCCGCAACGCCAGCACCATCTTGATCACACCGGCCACCCCCGCAGCCGCCTGCGCATGCCCAATGTTCGACTTCAACGACCCCAACCACAAAGGCCGTTGATGATCCCGATCCCTCCCATACGTGGCCAGCAGCGCCTGCGCCTCGATCGGATCCCCCAGCACCGTCCCCGTCCCATGCCCCTCCACCACATCCACATCCGCCGGGGACAACCCCGCACTCGTCAACGCCCCACGAATCACGCGCCGCTGGGCCGGACCACTGGGCGCGGACAGACCATTACTCGCCCCGTCCTGATTCACCGCACTCCCCCGCACCACCGCAAGCACCTGATGCCCGTTGCGCCGCGCGTCCGACAACCGCTCCAGCACCACCAGACCCACGCCCTCGCCCATGCCGAAGCCGTCCGCCTGCTCGGAGTACGCCTTGCAGCGTCCGTCGGCGGCCAGCGCGCCCTGTGTGGCGAACTCCGTGAACACCTCGGGGCCCGCCATCACCGACACCCCGCCGGCCACCGCCAGCGACGCCTCACCGTCCCGCAACGACCTCGCCGCCAGATGCAACGCCACCAACGACGACGAACACGCCGTGTCCACCGTCAACGCCGGGCCTTCGAGCCCCAGCACATACGCCACCCGCCCCGAGGCGACGCTGGCGGTGTTGCCGGTGAGGAGGTAGCCCTCGACCTCGTCTCTTCCTTCGACCGGTCCGGCCGCGTACCCCTGGTGCGACATGCCGACGAAGACCCCGGTGTCGCTGCCGCGCAGGGTCTCCGGCCGGATGCCCGCTCGTTCGAACGCCTCCCAGGTGACCTCGAGCACCTGGCGCTGCTGCGGGTCCATCGCCAGCGCCTCACGCGGCGAGATCCCGAAGAACGCCGGGTCGAAGTCCCCCGCCGCGTCGAGAAAGTTGCCCATGGGGCGGTCCGCACCGGCGCCCGGCGCGCCGCGCCGTTCCCAGCCCCGGTCGTCCGGTGCCGCGGCCGACGCGTCGCCGTTAGCGGTGATGAACTCCCACAGATCCTCGGGGGAGTTGACCCCGCCGGGGAACCGGCAGGCCATCCCCACGACGACCACCGGGTCGTCCTCGTCCCCCACGGAACCGGCAGCGGCACCGGCAGCGGGCCGCGGGTCCGGCCGGGACTCCGCCCCGCCGAAGAGTTCGGCTTCCAGGAAGGCGGCGACGGCCCGGGCGTGCGGGTAGTCGTAGACGAGGGTCGCGGGCAGGCGCAGGCCGGTCGCGGCCGTGAGCCGGTTGCGCAGTTCCACCGAGGCCAGCGAGTCGAAGCGGAGCTCACGGAACGCCCGTTCCGGATCGATTCGTTCCGGGTCCCGGTGTCCGAGCACCGACGCGGCGTGCTGCCGCACCAGGTCCAGGAGCGCCCGCCCGCGCTCGGTGGCGGGCAGGTCCGCGACGCCGCCGAGCGGTGTGCCGGCCGCGCCGTGTTCACGGCGGACGGCCTCCCGCGCGTCCCGGGCCTCCGGCAGCGCGTCGAACAGCCGGGTGGGCCGCTGCGCGGTGTACGCGAGCAGGAAGTGCTCCCATTCGATACCGGTGATCACCGGGCAGACCTCCGCCCGGTCCAGCGCCGTCTGCAGGGCGTCGAGGGCCTCCTCGGGAGCCATCTCGACGACTCCGTGCCGGCGGAAGCGCTCCGCCACGGGGCCCTCCGCCATGCCGCTGCCGGCCCAGGTGCCCCAGGCCACCGACGTCGCGGGCAGCCCTTCGGCGCGCCGCTGCCGGGCCAGGCCGTCGAGGTAGGCGTTGCCCGGGGCGTAGCCGCCCAGGCCCGGCGCGCCGAACGCGGAGGCGAACGAGGAGAACAGGACGAACGCGGTCAGCGGCGCGTCCGCCGTGAGGTCGTGCAGGTTCTTGGCGCCGAGGGTCTTGGCGCGGCCGGCCCGTTCGATCCGCTCGCCGGTCAGGGCGTCGAGAGTGCCGTCGTCCAGCGTGGCCGCGGTAT
The sequence above is a segment of the Streptomyces sp. NBC_01224 genome. Coding sequences within it:
- a CDS encoding SDR family NAD(P)-dependent oxidoreductase codes for the protein MNGSSRQVENTSASAEGAARPWALSGADDGALRAWARRLIAHLDARPDLGADAFGAALARQDRCLPHRAVIVGSTRAELLDGLSAVADGSPHPAVARGAANAVAPVTFVYPGQGSQWPGMATELVGGSPVFADAIARCADVFAAESGWSLTEALDTAAAAGTTPRVEIVQPALYAVSAALTELWRSFGVRPDAVVGHSMGDLAAAHATGSVDLPDGARAVALWSKELMPLVGNGDMASVALPADEIAPRLASWGPDLVLAGVNGPRSVLLAGATEPIVRCVAELTAEGVRAQVIGVSMAAHTPQMDDVTDGLRSALDWFTPGAGTVPFYSSLTGSTLDTRELTADYWCENFRSRVQFERSVRTCADDREGVFIEVSPHPVLASAVRQTLDAAGAGHAVLPTLLRGQGGLRRFLTAAAEAYVHGVEVDWTAAFPGVEQTPGAELPDLPPAGTDLGAQPAGPSRSGLFAADAPEHEIRQRLARLVDAETAAVTGAGAQAAGGSHTFAELGLDSVLAVQLRNRLAAAVGQDIGIATLFDHPTPRALTDALYDLLRPRVQHTGPGAEPAQQQREPGAGHAADEPIAVVAMAVRLPGGVRTPEQFWELLSGGRDAVAGLPTNRGWDLEALFHPDQRRPGTVRQRSGGFLHEAADFDADFFGISPREALAMDPQQRLLLEVSWEALERAGISPEAVRATPTGVFTGVIAQEYGPRLADGAADVGGYLVTGTTTSVASGRIAYTLGLEGPAVTVDTACSSSLVALQLACRSLRAGETDLALAGGATVMPTPGMLVDFSRLGALAPDGRCKAFSADADGFGMAEGAGVLLLERLSDARRLGHPVLGVIRAVAVNQDGASNGLSAPNGQAQSRVIRRALADAGLSAADVDAVEAHGTGTRLGDPIEAQAVIETYGTGRPADRPLWLGSVKSNIGHTQAAAGVTGVIKMLLAMRHGTLPPTLHADRPSTEVDWSGGAVRLATEPVAWPDGPGPRRAGVSSFGISGTNAHAIVEAPPRPEPAAGAVGDEAAGGDRRRDCVVAPWAVSAHSEAALRTQARRLVAHVREHPELTATDVAFSLATTRAAARHRAAFVAHGRTEALAALDALAEGDSQAAAVGVARPQASPVFVFPGQGWQWAGMAVHLYDSVPVFARALDECAAALEPHLDFHVLPFLRAEAAAADGSPDAGLSTDRVDVVQPVLFAVMVSLASLWRAHGVEPAAVIGHSQGEIAAACVAGALSLDDAARLVAVRSRVIGRLRGHGGMVAVATTPDDLTRRLGDYDGRLETAALNGPRSVVVAGPDDDLNHLVAALDAEGVRATRLPVGYASHTAHMEDARADLNEELGRIEPLPGAVPFFSTVTGDWAEPGTLDSAYWFRNLRRTVRFEPAVRALVEQGYRAFIELSAHPVLTTAIEETGHDAGADLAAVGTVRRGHGGPEDFAGALATAWAAGVPVRWDSVFLGVPARPVPLPTSTFQPERFWWEPAPDAGTTAGGTGRGAAADALRYRIDWQRVPAPQPSAAGPRTWLVVRGAGAADAVAQAARASLEAAGATVTDLVLTAAPTRTDLAAALRSAAEGADRVGVLSLLAVDESVDEALGKTGEGAGTPLGLPSLGGTVVLAQAFTDSGLDGSLWCLTEDVQVTSADERPADPAREALWGLGRVIALEHPALWGGLVDVPAGSTAGIVRSLAGVLMGASGEDQVALRDQEVFVRRWKRAAPKAAPSTWEPTGTALVTGGTGGIGRHVARWLARRGAPHIVLTSRSGPDAPGADELAAEISALGSKVTFAACDVTDRDALRSLLGSLSDDQPLTSVFHTAATLDDGTLDALTGERIERAGRAKTLGAKNLHDLTADAPLTAFVLFSSFASAFGAPGLGGYAPGNAYLDGLARQRRAEGLPATSVAWGTWAGSGMAEGPVAERFRRHGVVEMAPEEALDALQTALDRAEVCPVITGIEWEHFLLAYTAQRPTRLFDALPEARDAREAVRREHGAAGTPLGGVADLPATERGRALLDLVRQHAASVLGHRDPERIDPERAFRELRFDSLASVELRNRLTAATGLRLPATLVYDYPHARAVAAFLEAELFGGAESRPDPRPAAGAAAGSVGDEDDPVVVVGMACRFPGGVNSPEDLWEFITANGDASAAAPDDRGWERRGAPGAGADRPMGNFLDAAGDFDPAFFGISPREALAMDPQQRQVLEVTWEAFERAGIRPETLRGSDTGVFVGMSHQGYAAGPVEGRDEVEGYLLTGNTASVASGRVAYVLGLEGPALTVDTACSSSLVALHLAARSLRDGEASLAVAGGVSVMAGPEVFTEFATQGALAADGRCKAYSEQADGFGMGEGVGLVVLERLSDARRNGHQVLAVVRGSAVNQDGASNGLSAPSGPAQRRVIRGALTSAGLSPADVDVVEGHGTGTVLGDPIEAQALLATYGRDRDHQRPLWLGSLKSNIGHAQAAAGVAGVIKMVLALRHGVLPASLHAREPSSHVEWSAGGVEVLRQARAWPVVAGRRRRAGVSAFGVSGTNAHVIVEEPPRAPVRREAGSVGVLEAAGVVPLVLSARTDTALAAQASRLGDYMTRHQDVRLPDVARALTASRQTFDRRAVALVRDVEDAGDTLRALAEGHPVSRAVTGVGGGGRRVVWVFPGQGSQWVGMGRGLLEVPVFAEALWECDAALAEVGGFSVVDVVRGVEGAPSLERVDVVQPVLFAVMVSLARLWRACGVEPDAVVGHSQGEIAAACVAGALSLRDAARVVALRARALTELRGHGAMLSLHLGRAEAEKLLSVAASGALELAAVNGPDAVVVAGDPEAVHRFKEHCAGAGIDARVLPVDYASHTSHVERLREAVTAPLSGITPRTPDIPLYSTLRGAFADGPDLDAAYWYENLRRTVEFEAAIEALGAAGHDAFVEVSTHPVLCGSIQDTLGDASTVVGSVRRGDDIPERFLASLAEAHAGGVAVDWRAVQGDGGPADPVDLPTYPFDHERFWLLPDVTGPARAADAWRYRVGWQETTPATVGGPAGRWLLLLPAATGGSAEHVWCAAAVQGLADHGAVPHPVTVPLDDPHALTTAVRDALAGQAESGAYAGVLSLLALGDADAGAEATPDLLRELEAADIDAPVWLATCGAVTTGADDPVTCPAGAQMWGLGQAAALERGARHTGLVDLPQEAGEAQRALFTDALTGVEDQIAVRPGAVLARRLLPAPLAADRAPGAAEAVVPQGTILVTGGTGGLGALTARRLAARGAQHLALVSRRGEAAPDVAPLVDELTGLGARVTVHACDIGTPEAVTFLVDRLRADGATITGVVHAAGLNQRTLLRDMTREEYREVLAAKVHGARNLADSCPDLSLFLLFSSGAAVWGSAGQGAYAAGNAFLDAFAQHRRAQGLAATSVAWGLWAEGGMTDDEQAVARLRDQGVRPMPGDRALEALETVLAGGESAVVVADVDWPRFTGTYEALRRRPLLDALPGARAAVSVAPQAPAAGAALRERLGGRPPAEQHLELTHLVRSHAAAVLGQEDTRTVGVDTAFRELGFDSLGAGRMRKSLSAATGLALPSTLIFDHPNAAALADHLRSELFTGPGHEDVVTATLGGLDRLEAHLGHVAGPQRAELARHLDRVLTALRTGPGHHGESRGTPPSPEPDLAEAGFDELLEALGRELGDNGQPTANR